Proteins from a genomic interval of Kribbella aluminosa:
- a CDS encoding XRE family transcriptional regulator has translation MNEVLRRAMYGANLTETDVAAEVAVDPKTVRNWLHGQLPQARHRAILTKLLGIEEERTWPELSGARQPDLVAVYPRRTALMRESWLSLFESAVSEIGIVAYDAMFLLQDTDFVRCLRDKCAAGTQVRVGLRAPGEATAALGDLDAETEMRVANVRSAVSLLQPLFPYAGFDLRLHDVILYNSLYRADDELLVNQHAHGIAGAESPVFHYRRAPRGNMFQSYLASFETIWSQAESLHAFRL, from the coding sequence GTGAACGAGGTGCTTCGGAGAGCGATGTACGGCGCGAACCTCACTGAGACGGACGTGGCTGCGGAAGTGGCCGTCGATCCGAAAACGGTGCGGAACTGGCTGCACGGGCAGCTTCCGCAAGCCCGGCATCGCGCCATCCTGACCAAACTGCTCGGCATCGAGGAGGAGCGGACATGGCCTGAGCTGAGCGGAGCTCGTCAGCCCGATCTCGTCGCCGTCTACCCTCGACGCACTGCACTCATGCGCGAGTCTTGGCTATCGCTCTTCGAGTCTGCCGTCTCAGAGATCGGCATCGTCGCCTACGACGCGATGTTCCTTCTGCAGGACACGGACTTCGTGCGATGCCTCCGCGACAAGTGCGCTGCGGGCACTCAAGTCAGAGTGGGGCTGCGGGCTCCAGGCGAGGCGACCGCGGCACTCGGCGATCTTGACGCCGAAACCGAGATGAGAGTGGCGAACGTGCGAAGCGCAGTGTCACTACTTCAGCCACTGTTTCCATACGCCGGATTCGATCTACGACTGCACGACGTCATCCTCTACAACTCGCTGTACCGCGCAGATGACGAGCTGTTGGTCAACCAGCACGCCCATGGGATCGCGGGGGCCGAGTCTCCAGTCTTCCATTATCGACGTGCGCCGAGGGGCAACATGTTCCAGTCGTACCTCGCAAGTTTCGAGACCATCTGGTCGCAGGCTGAGTCGCTGCACGCGTTCAGACTCTGA
- a CDS encoding helix-turn-helix transcriptional regulator yields the protein MANERLRAALAEHNLTYLALAEELGVNVKTVERWVAHDYIPFPRNRHRLATRLGRDEAYLFPTAVTGQRAAAVSESEIVRVYPQFSDISADAWRTFFESGDSDIGILVYAGLFVAESTQLQRVIRKKAKAGASVRILLGDPDDSHVAERGREQGIGEALAAKVRNSMVLFSNLATVPGIEFRTHRTILYNSIFRADDTLLVNTHLYGLPAAQAPAWHLRRIPGGQLAGHYLESFERVWESALPIGEP from the coding sequence GTGGCTAACGAACGACTGCGCGCCGCGCTCGCCGAGCACAACCTCACCTACCTGGCGCTCGCCGAAGAGCTCGGCGTCAACGTCAAGACGGTCGAGCGGTGGGTTGCCCATGACTACATCCCGTTCCCCCGCAATCGCCATCGGTTGGCCACACGGCTCGGGCGGGACGAGGCCTACCTGTTCCCGACTGCAGTAACCGGCCAGCGCGCCGCCGCGGTGTCCGAGAGCGAGATCGTTCGGGTCTACCCTCAGTTCTCCGACATCTCGGCGGATGCGTGGCGAACGTTCTTCGAGTCCGGCGACAGCGACATCGGCATACTCGTGTACGCGGGTCTGTTCGTTGCCGAAAGCACTCAGCTGCAACGAGTCATCCGTAAGAAGGCGAAGGCCGGAGCGAGTGTCCGGATCCTGCTCGGAGATCCCGATGACTCGCATGTCGCCGAGCGTGGGCGGGAACAGGGAATCGGTGAGGCGTTAGCTGCGAAGGTCCGCAACTCCATGGTCCTCTTCAGTAACTTGGCTACGGTCCCCGGCATAGAGTTTCGGACCCATCGCACGATTCTCTACAACTCGATCTTCCGCGCTGATGACACTCTCTTGGTCAACACCCACCTCTACGGGCTGCCCGCCGCGCAGGCTCCGGCGTGGCATCTGCGTAGGATCCCCGGCGGCCAACTCGCGGGCCACTACCTCGAGAGCTTCGAGCGGGTCTGGGAGAGTGCCCTGCCGATCGGAGAGCCGTGA
- a CDS encoding aminoglycoside phosphotransferase family protein, with amino-acid sequence MTTLSSDERDRLNTALHEIAAAAGVDPTGARLLRYTMNAVFYVPAADVVLRIAPADHVHEVRQTAAVASRFAELNLPTVRLAPGLGEPIETSAWMATAWTYLPQPAGHRHELVDLASPLLSVHSIHHLGLAVPEWDVIDRCGTRVRKVADATGETMDYLHSWAKRELNLSILQVADRLLQRCTELRSAIAAAQWALPVSVIHGDAHAGNLLSTPLGVVLIDLDSVRFGPPEWDLVPAAHGVERFADSHREYEGFASSYGFDLFSSPNWPVLRDVRDLQLVTSVIARLLGRPDVAEELGHRLRSYFAKDDAIWHRFK; translated from the coding sequence GTGACGACTCTCAGCAGCGACGAACGCGATCGCCTCAACACGGCGCTGCATGAGATAGCTGCCGCAGCTGGCGTCGACCCAACAGGCGCCCGACTCTTGCGCTACACCATGAACGCGGTGTTTTACGTGCCAGCAGCGGACGTCGTACTGCGAATCGCACCGGCCGATCACGTCCACGAGGTGCGTCAAACCGCCGCGGTCGCCAGCCGATTCGCCGAGTTGAATCTGCCCACCGTTCGGCTTGCACCAGGCCTCGGGGAGCCGATCGAGACGTCGGCATGGATGGCAACCGCATGGACTTACTTACCCCAACCCGCTGGTCACCGGCATGAGCTCGTGGACCTTGCCTCCCCGCTCCTGTCCGTACATTCCATTCACCATCTGGGGCTCGCCGTCCCCGAATGGGACGTGATCGACCGCTGCGGGACTCGCGTGCGGAAGGTAGCGGACGCAACTGGCGAAACCATGGACTACCTGCACTCCTGGGCGAAGCGTGAGCTCAATCTGTCAATCCTTCAGGTCGCCGATCGGCTGCTGCAGCGCTGCACTGAGCTCCGTTCGGCCATCGCGGCTGCCCAGTGGGCCTTGCCCGTCAGCGTCATCCACGGCGACGCCCATGCTGGGAATTTGCTCAGCACGCCCCTGGGCGTGGTTCTGATCGACCTGGACTCAGTTCGCTTCGGCCCTCCAGAGTGGGACTTGGTGCCGGCCGCACACGGGGTGGAGCGGTTCGCCGACTCGCACCGAGAATACGAAGGCTTCGCGTCCTCGTACGGCTTCGATCTATTCTCCTCTCCCAATTGGCCAGTCTTGCGTGACGTGCGGGACCTCCAACTGGTGACCAGCGTGATCGCGAGACTCCTTGGCCGGCCAGATGTCGCAGAGGAGCTCGGCCATCGCTTGCGCAGCTACTTCGCGAAAGATGACGCGATCTGGCATCGCTTCAAGTAG
- a CDS encoding helix-turn-helix domain-containing protein: MSAPEATDPLWDIEQVSAYLKVPKRTLYAWRTHRYGPKGIRVGRYVRYRRSVVIEWVDLMEHSDDE; this comes from the coding sequence GTGTCAGCCCCAGAGGCAACTGATCCGTTGTGGGACATCGAGCAGGTCTCGGCATACCTCAAAGTGCCCAAACGAACTCTGTACGCGTGGCGGACCCACCGGTACGGGCCGAAGGGAATTCGCGTCGGCCGCTATGTGCGATACCGACGCAGCGTCGTGATCGAGTGGGTCGACCTCATGGAGCATAGCGATGACGAGTAG